acaccaccctcatgaccaggcgtgtgtgtggctggatggtgatgggttcatgggtggggggctttgtgcactccctggtgcagaccctcataaccgttagcctccctttttgcggccccaacaaaattgaccactacctttgtgatgtccatcccctactacaactggcctgtactgacacctatgttgcgggcatcattgtcgttgccaatggtggaatgatttctttggtctctttcttcatcctggtcacgtcctatattgtcattttgttatccttgaaaaggcgaacgtccaaagggcggtacaaagccctctccacctgtgggtcccacattactgtggtgattctcttctttgggccatgcacattcatctacatacgcccatccagcaatctctcggaggacaagaggatagctttgttttacactgtcatcactcccatgctgaacccactcatctacacgctgagaaatgaggaggtgaaaagtgccatgagaaaactgtggaatagaaaagtttggcgtgaaaagggtgaggtgtagaactgtggtaacattttctcaggagctgagaaaatcaagtctctctcactataattccattttggaaaatttactgaaagctcccttttgaagaaaagcttggttttagctgttgcagtaattaggaagacgctgaaagttcatgttttgactggaatggcattgtaaactctgtgactagcagggattccctttatgttctctttctgaatagcacaggcccaggactggggcttccaagcactgctgagacaccagcaaataaatacatgaatgctatcaaaaatattaaaatgtgttccaggcagagcatcccattagtccgagctctcccaggtgtaaactttccatcagacaaactccatctactctgtaatctactcagctaggaaacaatggcccaaggtgtctgcaaggctgttggtcacctgctgctggaagcaattgtaccaaaggcttccttctcctttactttggagtaaatgccttcttaggagtactgcattgtcatatgctgaatccatgggttagcaattaaactgctgatattagatgctggctgggtcatttgctgatgcagatgatatgaggagaagcttctccccttcccattccagtgcagcaactctctgcctttctgcagtagttcacctatcactaatgccctccttcctagccatcccctctgcccttcatctctgcctcagattttgcattttactgtttagactaatagagaatcaaagatccaagtgaaagataaattgctcaccgtaggaaattgtcgccaccaaagaaagcattggggggggcaaagaaagcattggggggcacaattttatgtgtcaatgaaaaaaatagaggtatttgggaataattcctgtgctcaaggCCTGTCCGCCTCCTAGCACAACAGTGCacattccaaaagaagcacatatctaatactaaatgaagtccatttatctggacagcattggaaagcaagcaagaacgcaagcaaacccccccacaatgtgacatggtctaggtgatcacgctccacagtcaccctgtagagattactctaatagctgtccaaaatatatattttagctccccgtccactgattctttctgacaaagaaaacttcacatgcctctgggatctcattgcttctggtaagcttgtgcttctgctgtgcaatttacttgaaatatttctgccacaacttccccatctggagagagagagagagagagagagagagagagagagttgttcttgcagatgctcttggaagttttttttgcagaatgagaaatggagctagacattcaggctgtccctttcatcctctgtagttttcagccctggcagagatgtggactgctctcgtgacacataagaagcagcttggagctgagaggttttgatgaaactgcctaaagtgctccgagaggtcatcagaggagaatagcaggcaaactgttggagactagcaaatataaactgtgtaagttttctgatcttgcttctttgttttgttcaagcatgactatgaaatcctgcctttgaaaagaggcattactgttgagcgacttttgtgaggtgcattttatgaagtagaaagaactcccatttttttaccctttgttttaattggtgtcttctttgcttatttttcagttatatgccatttccagaaatatctgtcaaaaggaagtttctggtgttacagagtcaaggagtcaataggtagctgcagcacttcctgtgtactcagtcttaacttgtcccctctagctgtacacatcgtggcaacaatgctcttaacacacacgctttgggcctccccacactgctttccctctgcacatggagtggcatggagatagggacagagacacgaaagaatatttcctctgctgctaaagttggagggtggaagaggcagagatctcgtgagaaagaactgattgacctgtgattgtggaacaggattaaggtcccaaaggacttgccagtattgtagacattgTTAGGCAGctcttgctgtctatcttttcagtgtagaaactgaacactagtgatacttgcgtactgcactagagtgcagcaaaggtgaatacaagggtgttggtgagtaaaggagattcagcagtggtgtatttattaccccggtggcatcacaggtgtgtttttatgggggtttccatgcccagtccagaacttggctgaggtgtacaaaaaccttactgacacatcgttaatgcagattatctccagtattcacccacgtactgtaggaaaggtggtctgagaaaatacaagcctgctcttttggagactgaggtcgcaacccagaaactcatgagcaataactggaaccaatccacacaagatgtagcccagtacagcacatataggacaatgactctcctgcttcaggtttcctggcatgccttgaacatggtctgatttcacttagggcgccttaaagacagtttgtgcctaaaggcacatctctgctaaacagacatgaggtaggtgtccactttacctcctccagaaggatctacactgatagttgaagtgatgttaattagccagctgccttgtgtcatgatgtgaatactgacggttgcacaaaaatgcatggacattctaccagagtcagagagcaatagcaaggactagttctgttgaattccctcagagggctGAAAAAGAAGGtatgttcactgcttgagcagaattccttaggggatgactagcgtgttgagactcaaatcaaaacatgcactatccttctcagtcagtttttcatttccaaaccaacacttcaaaagtggatgtttaggcaacctagtgactagtcttcccttttaaaaggggcaaagatcagaaatatgaatctggaggatatttccaccaactccctcaaacaaataaacggagcgccctattacacacttcagtaatacattctgagttagatatcaactgtcactccttgagagaagcattgactttgaaaggaaactttccccaaaagacataaaagggaatacattgatattgaacataccagtgatcgatatggatgtgtactgataacactgtgtttctaatgccatcacaggtggctttattctgtgcttcaggtcctgtctacgtgacatatgtgaagaacaagaacaatgtgacggagtttgtcttccagggactcacacaagatgatacattagcaaaagtatgcttcacattcttcttagtcttctatgccactgttgttcttggaaacctgcttattaTCAGCATTATACAGAACagccaacagctggactctcccaccccatgcttcttcctgagctacttgtcctttgtagatatcagttactctactgtcacagttcccaaactcatttatgaccttcttgctgaaaagaagaccatctcttttgtgggctgcatagcacagctctttggggtccatctctttgcctgcacggagatgttcatcctcatagcaatggcgtatgatcgttacactgctatatgcaagccgcttcattacgcaagcattatgaacaagcatgtgtgtggccggctggtggcagcttcgtgggtgggaggctgtgtgcactccctggtgcagaccctgctgaccactcTGCTAttgttatgctttcccactagctcctatgagcttcagagagtggtgtctgctcacgtttccacacaaaaaaagtgatggtggtgctaagcttccaagagaaagcaaatccttcaggatggcacagcacaagcaggttttatctcacatatattggtgtgctgacatgaggtgcctcaacttgagagagctgctgaagacagcaagagacctttgaggggactgcgattcattgcatggtaaaagaggagcatgagaggagcaggatgctgcactaggtgtctgccttacagtgaagggtgacatacactgtactagactttccaaggctcccaggaacactgatggacacagaggccgttccccaatgccaggcattcactctgattttcatcagtctgtgccagcctggtgtctctgggaacgcttcatttaaaggagctctgctaacacctttccaaggccttgaccttatgtcatagctgagctttataatctatcagagcagcaatccaagcacggttaaataccatagtcaatgttggagccacaatccagttcaattattgggacatttttcaccgctttatttagagactggatgaagtttcatactttggccagtcgtctggtgctttacactataaaaatctaaggaataggtatctcagtggaaatatggggatccaatatctctccatactccacacaatataacctaattcctagctgaacactgaaaatttccctaaaattcttaacagtactgttcttgattcatcgagttttcctcaactgtttgcagcagggaaacccccaaatgcccctaggacctcctgactctgggcaatgctgttctacctcaaatagacttactttagcattgctgtcatgacaagtgattcaaggcagggattttcccaaatctcctcctggaactgagatttggggaagggaagaagaggaacaggattctggatgttggatcagaaggctttcttagaaaagcaaactgtagatttgaagagacagcagctctctaaCATTTtagattccctaattttgtctgggtttctcgaggtggagactaagggataggtgaatgcagggcttagatgaatgtggggcttatgaaaatctgttctttttgatgatatttgtcagaaagtaTATTTAGgcttgagattgtgattcttgattgaaacatgctgctggttctgctgatgcttagctcttgatggctttgactatcttaaacatcagcgcagagagaggtgtgcagacatgactcattgctgtgcagggaagctctttgatgacaacctacctgtctttttctggaagagtagtagtgtacattgctcttcccagagacctgtaaacatacacaggaaaataaaatgatgcctgtgatttcttctcaagctatttccttcctgtgagctgggagtccactgaaagagacaattttggacacctcagaaatctggtttaaaaatctcacttctctgttcaagataaggacagcgcaacactggtacatgtaaaaacagtgaacttcacatatctgctgatacttaataatgagaaacaagagataaaccttgagcttcagcctctgcagcaacagaaagatggcaactagcaggaccaaaaggctacattttcacattctttttcctgcattgttgtaccgtcaggccagtgggataatagtgcatagtgtccaaatgcttttactaccccgtgcatattctaattttagcgttactgagataaacggcttctgagacagtgatggcctttaatcatcaccacTTGATCataattcagactataacatactgaagataagttttctccccagccgtgtatctttgggaaaaaaataatgatgtttcgcagtcatatcacctccctgtaaaatatgctggcagcagtttgaaagaaagagacttgtaaaatccttctttagggtgccatagatgaccacagggacacaatctttgctagagttatgcacagctttaaggagaggaagtcaggggaaataacagccctaacaggcttgcagtgaaatgcaaagggaatccgcaagacctctttccatccccctttgactgtaaaccttatgcagaggcaggaacctctcacctgtctgagattaattctgtcactttcagctcaataaagatttcatctccttctgccaactgatggacagcatttgtaaactcagccagaagggatgaaacatcgtttagcgctagaacacctatccttagagctagcttagttgaattgataaaaggattccaaagcctttcccaactttctcatctcccagaaatgattggtcatttattctcaaaatcacattgatgacagacatgtagctggtaagtcaccatcttattccgtcattcttttaagtgaaagaacactgcagcttgattaactttcaaattatgtccaatgtccttaaaataactaccggttcactcagttgcctcaagtggattgctgatatgtggagatgaaaagcaggaataagtccttgttacttcacaatggtagcaaaattagaagtcaatcttttttgcatttctgtagttttttcatgtttccaggcagaaggggaaaaaggaggtagtaatgagtgacagaagagggagggacagttactttccctagtgtttggggggcaaaaacacgggtgtctcttctccaagatttcctttccagaacttcaggttctgtgtgttgcactggaagaggctactcctttcaaatactgaagacgtagcagaaatggccataaattcaaatcacattgcttttctcctcttgaatatctttgaaagctttttctcatcttgacagaCTGGtgtttttcctacatgagcaaacgttcctaatagaacagagaactgcagttctgtgccacgcactcctcaggcaggagtcctgtttgtgcttggaacttgcaagttaagagtcaggattcctccagctttcagcagcagaggaacacagtctttcaagatagaagttgcagatacaaccagttaaaagtccacctaaaatctcttctaacaattaagtacctttctgaatctcacccttggaagctgatcaaatcttccttggaagtcctactctttgtaccaaggttttgataaattttccccaaacaaagttctctttctaacaagtctgctgaagtttctctaaaactCTAAACtcccctcagagcatccttcacctccttattccttaggctgtagctggtaagattcagcactggagtcaccactgtagagaacagagaggcccatttatctcagtccaatgagtagctgcatattgggctaccacACATAAAAACGGTgttcccataaaacaagaagagagctctcagatgggaagcagaggtggagaaggctttgcatctgcccttggaggagtggatcctcagggcggtgcagatgaggtagatggaggagatgagaattgccagagatgtgaagatgccacgaaacacaccaaaaatgtgaagtaccatctctttgctataggtgtcagagcatgaaagctggatcctagggggatgtcacagaaatgatgaccgataacaccaaagtcacagaaagagaatgtgaaggtggaaaTAGTTTGTGCAAGTGCGTGGACAATgtacaaagccagtgaaagaggagatgattaccatctgtgtacaggcttttgaggacatgacagttgcataaaggagagggttacagagagccacatgcagtcatatgccattactgccagcaggagacacacaacactagccatgaggagacaagtgaatagctgtgccacacaggcactgactgaagtggctctcctcactgctgaagagttcaccagcaacctcggggagatagctgaggagtaacagaaatccacagaagccaagttactgagggaaaggtacacagtgtgtgaagccgggggatcaacattcatctacatgatccttccaagattccctattaatgtgcttaaaaaaaagcgggttaccttcacctcttggcttcctgttagtccagagaggataaactcaatggccacacagtgattcctctcaggcatgttgctagcacactcatattatctcccaacaagaaactggttcaacacctagaagtgatgggaaactggcaacacacaattgattgtctcagtagccacaaggaagtacggcgcattttcatcatagcttctgagtagacttctttaattacgcattgaaatgactcgtgatacaagggagtactgttcctatttttcaggtgagataagaaagcgcagaaagataagataatttattcaaaaggcagcagcagcactgtgaaacaccagtcctagtctggcactacaatggtttttgtgtgacctcttttagtgtgccttttttaaggaaaaaagtctgcttttcttgaggacatctatggagcactcttctcccctcactcgtggccacggttggttgtacagtatcgtccaaatggcccactccaagggcaatggcccgcttgttcctgaagatacatggtcttgacactagttcagacatcattcttcctgtattgcaatcaccaatacattttttgcctactagctaactccccggggcattggtagtagggtagttagagctcagtatgggccacaaagtccattaacagggcaaagcagcccctgttcagccttgctgaaataggaatataatggttaggctgcagctgtgccaacttgctaagacctgccttcattacatggacctccaccaccctgacctttgggactgcaacttgtaaacatacaaataacacatccacaccctggcagaagaaagtaagagtttcctctcttgaaagaaatggcggcaagctctaaatggcaacagcagcaggaaaactcagctttgcatcttcccaaagaggaggagataccacaagatcctccaggtttggctgagaaaggatttctcatttgcttgcatccctgttgtcaaggaaaagtggccatcttctgctcaggaataaattgggaagagtcaccaaatgaaatactttccatttagagggggaaaaatctcatgctaaaagggaaggaatcctgaacaagaagggaatcagtcatccctgtaaagggtctaccagcttcacctcacatgaaaaattattgttaatctattggaggttaccagtaacctggctgacgctctcaaagcggagttcttatcatgtgggtgactgaatggaggtttcagttcttgctgaggtctgtttctagcataggcttcaaggtattgcatatgtacaaaactattctcttactgacctgtttcatccagaaaggcaagagtagatactgtagataccaagccagtttattccccgcttgagccaaatcttcagaagtacttgcccatttcaagaagcagacagcaggattaaaaccagcctataatggttaggtacacagtttaagtgagcaaaatgcttaccctgcttaggtgcacaaaagaccagactgcctttacagactgagttatctttgcatagctggctgttgtttatctccaacctacccaaccttttctgccctaaagcacagcaactagcccagttaattctcagaaaagggcttcaatgagcttgctatcgacaggttgctctcttccatggactacttgggaaactgaaggaggaaatttccctctcctgccccaacgtgagtgatcaaacactggattaggtgcaaatttgtacaatctccatctgtgctgacatttaaaattcagctggatcgggccggagcaatctgatctgactgaacctgctttgaggaggaggttggacttgatgacctccagaaatccttcccaacctaaatgattctatgattctatctgcagattgaaaatgatctttttcatctctaaaatgaagaaataggcctaccttccttgcatgaaggtgcgagatattttatgccgtattgttgcagaaataaactcttatttcaaaagctacaaacttatgaggccttctacagacagctggacgtagactcacgatcccaggcc
This is a stretch of genomic DNA from Apteryx mantelli isolate bAptMan1 chromosome 4, bAptMan1.hap1, whole genome shotgun sequence. It encodes these proteins:
- the LOC136991942 gene encoding olfactory receptor 4S2-like produces the protein MENVSSVKEFILLGLSKNQGVQKICFVVFLFFYIVIVAGNLLIVVTVISSQRLNSPMYFFLCYLSIADICLSSVTAPKMIADFLVKKKTISFGGCMAQLFASHFFGCTEIFILTVMAYDRYFAICRPLHYTTLMTRRVCGWMVMGSWVGGFVHSLVQTLITVSLPFCGPNKIDHYLCDVHPLLQLACTDTYVAGIIVVANGGMISLVSFFILVTSYIVILLSLKRRTSKGRYKALSTCGSHITVVILFFGPCTFIYIRPSSNLSEDKRIALFYTVITPMLNPLIYTLRNEEVKSAMRKLWNRKVWREK